Within Syngnathus scovelli strain Florida chromosome 22, RoL_Ssco_1.2, whole genome shotgun sequence, the genomic segment ACGCGGGCGCTCGCACCATCCGTCGCCATGCCAAACCGTGCGTGCGCCTTGGCAGATGCAGGGCATGATGACCGCCAACGCCCTCAAGCTGCTGCCGTTGAATGAAGCCGACCCGAAGACCAAGCAAATCGTCGACGGCGTTCAGGAAATGGTGACGGCCGGTCGTCGGGGCGCGGCGTGCGCCGGCGCTAGCTGACTTTGGCCGTGCAGTTCCAGTGTTGCGGCGTGTTCCGCGTCGACGACTGGCGGCTGGACATCCCGGACTCGTGCTTGTGCGATGAGGCGGCGCGCGCGGACGGCATTTGTCGCGACGTGAACTACAGGGTAAGATGAGAGCGCAATGCGCCCGTCGACGACACAAAACTTGCCGTCGTGGGGACTCACCTGTGCACGTGTTACAGCTGATGCTGCAGATGAAGAAGTCCGTCTTTCGCCAGGTGAGTCGGTCGCTCGGGTCTCGTGTTGAAAGTTGCTGACGGGCGGGGCTTGCCTGCAGCCGTGTTTCCCCCTCGTGGCCACctacatcttcttggtctttgaCGTTGCCATCGGCGTGGTCTTTGCGTTGGCCCTCTTGGCGGTAAGGAAGGTTTGCGgggcgggccgggccgggccgagccGAGCGTCAACCTCACTTCTCGTTTCCCGCAGCTGCTGGGCCTGACGCTGTCGTCGGTCCTCCTCCACCAGCTGCGTAAGGGCGGACGCCCCGCCGTCATGCTGGTGCCGGCCATCTTCCAGCCGGGGCTCCCCAAGTACCAGGAGCTGAAAAACCCCTACTAGACGGCGCCCCCTTTGGCTCGGAGGCCGTCGTGACAGCCACTGCCTTGAACCACTGCACCAATCTTTTGCTGTTACAAGAAAAATGCACAATTTTCAAGCTGTCACGCTTGGGCTCGTAAATGCAGCACTTCCTCT encodes:
- the LOC125991991 gene encoding tetraspanin-8, producing MTQVNSCVKLSLIVSNIFFAIVGCAIIAFALVLQLATRFNDVSLEARDTGLVLLYVVGTITLLIAALGAYGALRQSRAALIAFLVCMVVGTLMTMRVGIPLAAVRPEMQGMMTANALKLLPLNEADPKTKQIVDGVQEMFQCCGVFRVDDWRLDIPDSCLCDEAARADGICRDVNYRLMLQMKKSVFRQPCFPLVATYIFLVFDVAIGVVFALALLALLGLTLSSVLLHQLRKGGRPAVMLVPAIFQPGLPKYQELKNPY